From the Colletotrichum lupini chromosome 1, complete sequence genome, the window TAGAGGCTGTCGAAGGGTGCTTGGCGAGGGATGCCGGAACGTTTCCTTCGCCATTCTCCTCCGTAGGGGCCTGAGCATTGGAACTGAACGAAAGGGTTTCCGCGGGGGGCGGACCAGGGGCACGTCGGAACTTGATCGGGTGCACTGCAGACCAGACACTTCGGCTAAAGTGCTCATCAGAGTTGGCGGCCGAGGTGTGGACGGCACGGTAAATTGTAGTCTCGCTCGTAATCACCTTGTTGTCGAGAGTGAACTGGATATGCCAGTCCTGTGGCACCGCTTGAATGGCTGCAGCGTAAGACATCGGCCTCGATGAGGCTGCCGGCGTGGGAGTGCTTTGTGCCGCAGGAGGGGGCGGAAGAGCACTAGAACGAGTAGGCAGAGAATTCTGCGATGGCGTGGGCACTCTGGTCCCGTCATCCTTCCGCGCGGTGACCTTTCCACCCGCAGCGATTTCCATGTTGACAGCGCCAGGCTCGGGGCCGGGAGATTCGCTCATATCCTCATCCAAGTCACCTACAATAGCATCCAATGCACTGCTTCCGCCAATCTCTTCGTCGTCGGACAGATGCTTCTCGTCTGCACACTCGAGGGCATTCTCCAGGTCGTCTTCTTCAGGAGGTGGTCTGGACGGCGCTGGGCTATCTGCGGCCGACGCCGCGCTACGACGGGTAGATCTCCTCAAAACGCCCTTGTCTCTGGTGCTGGAAGAAGTATCGGGAGTGGCCGCACTCTCCGACTGAGGTGTTGACTTCGACTTCGTCTTGCGGAGAGAACGCGAGCCGCTGGGCGTAGGCACGCTGGGCGGTGGTGGGATCGGACTTGACCCAGACGCTGCCGATGCGCGCTCCGTAAGTCTAGCTGCCGCATGACTGAGTGGCAAACCAGCAGAGCCTGCCAACGACGCGAGGGCCCTCGAGAGGTTGTCGGTCCGCCTTGAGGAGCCACGTGGCCGTTCCGAAAGACTGATTCTGGGTCTCAGGTAGTCATCGAGAGACTTGAAAGTCGCGATGGCGTGAATTGAAACCATTATGTTTCTATAGGACTTGGGTATAGACTCGTCATCAGCCACAAGTCTGAGCCGAATCTGCTTCGCGAGCATGGACGCAGCACTACTGCGATTGCCATCAAAGGTATTTTGGTGGACAGTGATGACCTCGAAATGCTCAGATCTACTAAGCAGATCTTGAAGTTTGTGAACCATGACACTGAAGGGAGTTGCAGGTGAATCGGCAGTGGCGGTCTTGGGCTTGGACTTGACGCTGTAGCCCATGAAGACCTGCAAGAAGTCCGCCTGGGCAGTGCGGGCTAAATCCTCATCGGGATTGCTGAAAACTTCCAAAAGCACTCTTACGAGTCCAGAAGCCAGAAGCTCTGCGCTGGTGACACTTTCGAGGACGTCGGCGTCAAAGGACGAGGCCAGCTTCTTGAACAACTCTATGCCGTTTTCAGGCGAAAGATTACCTGCCGACCTGTTGAGGTAGAAGGCTTCAATTTCCCCAGCAAGATCTGATAGATTGGTGAGAATCCCAgtcgccttcttcttcatgGCCTTGCCGTGCTTCTCGGTCTCGTGACTCTCCAAGAACTTCTTGGCCACCTCGCGAATCCTGCTTCGCATCGATGGAACGTCTGACAGAAAGTGTTGAGGCGGCCCGTCGAGCGACATTGTTGAGCCGCGTGAGCTAACCGGCGACCCAGAAATGTCGTCTGGATGAGGCTCGTTCTCATTGTCCTCTTCATTTTCCTCGTCATCCGACTCTTCGTGTTCTTCATCGTCTTCAGACTCTTCATTGTCTGAATATTGATCACCAGAATCTGCTGCGGCCTGCTGCTCTGTGTTGTGGGACTCCTGTGAGTCGACCGGCTCTGGCGCTGGGGGCGGCGTGTGCTCCTCAATGGCCAAATTGGTGATTTCCGAAATCACACCTTCACGGTAGAGCTGATACCGGTAAACATCTTCCAAGCGACTGAGAAGGAGTTCTGTGGCTTGAAGTGCCAGCATAACCAGTGAGGGATGGTCCTGTTGAGACAGGATCGAAGCCAGGAAGGAAGCATAAGACACTGTCTTCAGCGCTTCGCTAAGGATCTCCTCGTCGAGGTTTGAAAGCATCTTTAGCTGGGCTGTGAGAACCTTTTGACGAACGTTGAGGTTGACCGTGCTCGAAAAAGCGTCGGTCAAGGTCGGGAAAAGAATAAGAGCAAAGCGGCGAACTTCGGACTTGCAGCTGTCGAGCAGTTCGATTCTCTTATCGTTTGGTGACTTGCGCGTCTTCCCAGCTGCCGTGGAGGAAGGAGTGATGGGTTCTGTCAAGTTCATCTCCACGAAGTCGCCATATGAAGGGTCAGCGTTGCGAGGCAGGCTAGGTAGCAGCTCGCAAATGACATTGAGCGTCTCGATAATCTGCTCCTTTGGTCGATGGATTAAGGCCTGCATGATGACAACACTGTCCAACTTGGAGGCAACGTCTTCTGTACCGCTGGGCGGAGAAACACCGGTAAGAATTTGATACAGTGTCTCCACGATGTTGAGCTTGAACAAGTCCGCCGAAAGTTGAGGGCTAGCACGAGCCGTAAAGGCCAGCACTCGCAGGAATTGCGTGTGGATATCAGCGCCAATGAGATTAGTGGTGCCAGGCACAAGCAGCCTCAACACAGCCTTCAACAGGTCGACACTGACGAGTTCTTCCAGCTTTGCAGACTGGTACTTGAAGCTCTCCACAATGCCAGAGACACAGATCGAAGCCTTTTCGACCACTCGCTGGTCGCTGCTGCCCAAGACATTGAGAAGTGTGGGCATGACATCTCGAATGACCGGGAAGGAATCCTCAGGAATGTTTCGACAGCAATTTGCAGCGGTAGTGACGGCTGTTCTTTGTGTGCTTGTTGCGAAGAAATCCAAGTAAGATAAGCAGGCGGTCAAGCCACCTTCTCGGACAATGCTGGACGGATACTCTGCAGAGATCTTTTCGAGGGTGCTCAGGGCTTGCTCGGCAAGGTCGATGAAGGAAATCTCGAGCAGCTTTTGGCAGAGCACAGGGACAGCCCCTCCGTAAACAACGTTGGCCACACTGGCGGGCAATGCCTCCATCAAATTTGCCAGGCAACGGCAGGCGAGCAGCATGAGTTCGGGATTCTCTTCGCCCGTAATCTCGTTGGGTTGCATCAGAGTCACCAATTCCTTGACGAAGGCATCAGGTGAAAAGTGACCTGACAAGTTATCCTCGTTGGAAACCAACAAGATTTCAGACAGCTCTTGCAGGGCGATCAGCTGCACTGATGGGTCATCTTTTTGACGCAGACTGTTGAGAAGATCTCGCAGGCGGGACGAAATACCCGTCATCATGCCTGTCAAGGCCCGCAAGGTACTTGACAAGCCACCGGGACCTCCAGGACCTCCGAATCCCCCAAAGGGATCATCGTCTACGTCGTCATCGTATCGCTGaccctcgtcgtcgtcatcgttTTCGTCACTATCATCGTCGTCTTGATGTTCGGGAGGAGGCGGTGGGGGCGGGAGAGGAAGAGACTCTTTTTCAGTATCATCTGTGCCCGTCATTGCGGTGTCGGGATCCGCATTGTTTGCGGCATTCCGTTTCGTCTTGCGGGAGGAGCTGGATGTGTTGGCGGAAGGATCTGCTTATGCCGAATCAGTATCATGCTTCAGAGTGTCAAACTAGAGGCAACTGGGGGTTACCTAGGGTGCCGGTGGCAGTCCTCTTGCTTCGGCTGCTACTGGATTTGCGGCTTGAAGATGCCGAGGGTGCGGTGTTCTCTGATGCGTTCGCAGGATCGGCGGAAATGCTAACAAGCACAGTCAGCTTTGAAGAATGTACAGCTCCGGCTCATGGGATTCCTTACTCTGGGCTCGACATGGCGACGGTAGATTTGCCCTTTCTCTTGGAGCGAGGCGGGACAGTCGGTTGAGTAGGGAGCTGAGGCGGTGGAACAGCTTCGGCTACCTTTTGACGCTTTGATCGCCTGGAGGAAGCTGATGCAGACTGCTGTGGTCCAGGAGTAGGGCTGGTAGCTTGTGTTGAAGCCTTTCGTTTCCGCGAGGCTGAGGTGGGAGGGTTTGGAGGACTGGAGCTCGGTGGTGCAGGGGCGGCCGCTGCGGGATCGGCGCTTGCAGCGGGTTGTGTCGATGAAGCCGCGAGACTCGCCGCTTGCCGGGCAGAAGATCTGGTAATTCTGGGAGACATGAGTGACTGGTTCTTAGGAGGCATGCCGACCGAAGAACGGAAGGCGAGAAAACGAAGGTAAGGATCAAGTCAAATGTGCCGAGGCCAAGATGTCGGTGGCCTCGTGTGTGTCCGCAACGAACGTCAGATGTGTGTGTGGTGTGTGTGGTGTGTGACGGTGTAGTGGATGTGGATGTACAGTGTACTAGACACAACGAGAAAGGTAAAGCATGCAATGAATTGCTGGGGTGGTGGAGGGAGGGGTCTGCTAGCACTGGCTCGAAGCTGACCAAGCGGCAGGGACGAGAGTAAGGAAATGAAGGAGAAAAAAGGTATCGggtcgaggaagaagaagtgtCGAGGAGATAATAATCAAGACTCGATGAAGAGAGGATGAAGGAGCGGTGCGATGCAGCCGTGTTTCAATGGTTGGGAAGCAGGCGTCTCTCtgtgtctttttttttttcctgaGGTGCTCTAGAGGTACGGTGCGGTGGTGCCTGGCAGGGTGTGTGCGGTTGCGGTGTAGTGAGGTAGGGCGGTAGGTATAGTGACCAGACCCGCTTAAGTTCGAGATCCCGCCGTTCGGGTACCAAAGGTGAGGTAGCTTCAggcagaggaagaggagaacGAAGGTGAGGCGGGTCCTGAAGTCGAAAAAGGGCCCTTTTTCGTGCCTTTCTTGGACTTCGAGGATCAAGAGAGACAAGCGAAGGAGATGAAGGTGAAAGAAGCAGCAGCGAGGCAGAGGTAGGTAGACGTAGACCAGACCGAGAGAAGGCggcaggcaggcaggcaCGAGACAGGTTGGCTGTCGCCGGCAACTACCCCACGGTACCTGGACGTTGTTCCTGCTGCTCCTGCCTCTCTGCCTCCTCGCCTCTGCTCCTTCTCTTGCTCTCTCTCACAGGAATATTCTGCGTACCTGTCACCCGACGTTGATTCTTGCTGCTTTCTCTTCTCTTGTatgtcctcttcttcctcttgttCTCGTTCCTCTTCACTCTCGAGTCTCTGTGTCTCGCTCTCATACACACGAACCACACACACGCACGCTCTGCCTCTTTCGACTCTCTCTTTTGTCTCCGCAGAGCATAAAACAGTGTATTGGGGTTCGAAACGAAACACGACAAATACGGGTGAAAAGACAACCACCTACCGCTGGGAAGACGAGGTCGAAGCTAGGGTGGGCGAGCCCGAACCGGAAGACGATGTCGTCGGCGTAGACGGGAGGCGCGCGGGGGGATCGTGGTCGACTACCGATCTGGAGCGCTGGTTTGCAGAGGCGATTCGTTCTGCCATGGATTACGCCATGAGGCAGGACAGCTCGAGGGTTGCTGGCGATTAGGCGTTGTGGTGTCTTGATGTTATCAGCGCCGTCGGGAAATTGCCAAAAGATACGATGGCGTTGCGAGGTTGGTCCGAATCAACGGATCAGACAAGACGATCTCGTTGCGTTGAAAGTCATCGATATTGATGGCCTGATCTATCCTTTGAATCGCTTATCGTCGTATCgttatcgtcgtcgtcgtcgttgtcgtcgcAGGAGAACAGATTCGATGGCGATGTTGAAGGTTGGGGAGATGTATGGATGGGGTTTGGAACCAGACGAGGTTATGCAGCGCCAAAGCAGCACGGGAGAGGAAGAAGGTGTCGGGTCTGACTGATGGATGCCCTGGGCCGTGGCCGGCGAACGGGACAGACACACCACCCGTTGCTGCTAACAGTTTAACAAGCACCACGCCGCACGCCGCACGCCACacgcaccaccaccaccacgcaCAACACACACATGCTCCAAGCGGCTCTGATATCGCTGTTCCAGTCCACTTTTTGCTCCAAACGTAGCCACTGGGGGATACGGAGTATTGGGCCCGCCAACTCAACATGAGCAGCCACGAGGGGGGAATCCCTGCGGTAAGGCCCATGCTTATGATGCTGCGGATACAGACGTAGGTATAGCGTTCCCCATTCTCGATACCTTACCTGTGATACTGATCATTACGGGCAGAACTATGCCATGGAACGGTCCCTCTCCTGTCACGTCTACCGTCTGGCTCCGTCCCAACCTCGAACCGCGCCAACGCCAACGCCAACCATGGACGTGCCGTCGTCCGTCACCCGTCACAAGCCTCCCTATTCCATCCCAGCCTACTAGGTGTTGTCTTCAAATGCTCAGTCCGTACAGCGTCACTGTAGTAGTGTCTGACCGTGCTGGAACAACGTTTGGCACCTCGACCCCGCCCTACCATCACTGTCTATCCCCAGTCTCTCAGGTGCTGACCTTGCACTAAGGTACTTACAGCCAAAACAGTTTCCCATCGCATTAAAGCCGCTTGTCATTACGGAGCCATGTTTCCGTTTACGCATCCACACCTTGCCCAGTGCGCTCCAGATTCTGACGGAGCTGATTCAAGGTTGGGTGGGGAGACGGCATTCCTACCTTTTCTTGCGCCATCAGGGTCGACCAATACTCCAATTTCTAAGCAGCCGAGTCAAACGAGTCAACAAAAACACCTCACGGAATTTCGATAACATGCAATATAGGCTTTTCTCGCATCCACAGCGCTGGAGATTCCGCATTAATCACTTCTTCTCTAGCCAAGTAGGTATCATGCAGGACCCGCTCGTCTATGCCTTCAAGCTATCCTTGCCTCCCTCGAATTCACCAAACTCGTACTCATCCGGGTACTTGTCTAGGTGCTCACGTAGCTGTGCCATTTGCTGCTTCAGATCCGGCGTCAGTTCCTCATAAACGTCTTCGAACATGCCTCGGATTGGCGGCTTCTTCTCCATCTCGGCCTCTTTGAACGCCTTCAGCACCTCCCTTCTAGTCGAGTCTCTGCACTCCTTTTCCTTGGCCTCATCCCACATGCCTTTGGCCTCCATGTACTTGCGCAGACGCGTAATGGGGTTGTCCCGCCTCTTCCAGTCCTCAACCTCGACTCTAGCACGGTAGGCAAACGAGTCATCCGACGTGCTGTGGTGGCTCACCCTGTAAGTCATGGCCTCGATCAAGACGGGGCGGCCCCCATTCTCGAGCGCCATTTCACGGGCCCTCTTCGTAGCCTCTCTGACAGCCCAGATATCGTTACCATCTACTCTGATGGTGTCGATGCCGTACCCCAGGCCACGGCTGGCGATTCCGTCACCTCTGTACTGTTCTAATGTCGGCGTGGAGATAGCATAGCCGTTGTTTCGGCAGATGAAGATTACAGGACATGACCTTGTAGCCGCGATGTTGAGGGCGGCATGAAAGTCTCCCTCACTCGCCGCACCCTCGCCAAAGTAGGCTGCAACGACTCTCGGGGGTATCGACTGATCTTGCATCCGCTGCATCTTCAAAGCGTATGCTGCTCCTGAAGCTTGCGGAAGCTGCGTTGCCAACGGCGACGAGATAGTATGCTGTACGAGCAACGTGTTAGCCTATGCACCCTCCAATGCCCTCCAGAGGTGCCGTCTCGGTCATGGGAACCTACAATATTCAGCTCCTTGCTACCATAGTGCACCGGCATGTTCCTCCCCCTACCGGGATCTTTCGAATTGGCAAAGAGCTGGTTCATGAAATCCGCCGTTGTGAAGCCCCGCTGCTTGAATACTCCCTGCTCGCGGTACTGGCAGAAGATGACATCCTCGGGCGTCAGCACACTCGCGGAGCCGACGCTCAGCGCCTCTTCGCCCGCCGAGACCATATAGAAGCTCAGCCTGCCCTGGCGCTGGGCGTCGAACATGATTAGGTCCATGACGGAGATGAAGACCATGTCCTTGTAGAGCTTGACGATCTGCGCCTCGTCGAGGTCCGGGACGAAGGCGTCGTCAACAATGGCGCCGTTTTGGTCCACGACGCGGTAGGTCGGCACGGCGGGGTAGTCACCCGGCGTCTCGAACTTGAGGCTGCTCGTGAAGGCGCTCTTTACGGCGCCGGGGAAGGAGACGTGATTCGCGTTTGGCCTTTGGGAAAGGCTACTTGCTGCTCGTCTGGTTTGAGatgttgctgctgccgccgctgCTCCTGCTGTCGGTGTTGATGTCGTCTTTGGAAGACCGCTTCCGGCTCGGGGGAGGGCCAGCCCGCCGAGGGGTGCCCGTCGAAGTATCTTGGAGGTCCTCATCTCTgcttcttttccttctttGATCTTTTCTTTAAAGAAAGTCAATTGATTGAAAGGAGATGATCACAAAGCCTTGCTTAATTACACGAGAATTTCAGAGACGAAAGGGAAAGGAGTTGAGAGGGCCAGAGTGCCAAAGGGACTGAGGGAGAATGCCGAGACAGCAGCTATCCCGAGGAAGACCGTCTATCGTCGGCCGAAGTTGCGACGTCATGGCTGAGCCGATGTAAGCCGGTACCGATAAGGTAAGTTAGCAGTGGTGACTTCCCCCAAACCCCCCTGAAAGCCGTTACTGAGCTTTCCATCCTTTCCCCGCGCCCCGCGTGTATTCCTATCGATAAGAGAAACCGAACCTTGGACAGGGGTGCTTGTGTCTTGGGACCATGACCGAGCAGCCAGCCCATCGACAAGGTTATGGTTTGCTCCGTGCTGGCGTCTAGGGACTGTTTTGTTCCCCCGTAACCGAATCAGAAGCCAACCTGTGACTTTTATTTCTCTCGCGACGGTTTAATACCGCATGAATTTATGGACCGATTTGATGTATTACCGGTGagcttttttctctctccctTATCATGGCTGTAAATTACGGTCTCTACGTTGACTTTATCTAACAATGTAGATAAAGTCAGTACTAGACGAATCCATGTTTATGGACGGTGGTTTGCCTGTGCTAACCGATGTTTGGCGAGAAAGTTATCGATGACTGATTTACACAATACAGCGCCTTCGTATATGTGTATTGAGGGTTTTGGTTACTCCGCGCTGATCTGAAATACCAAGTCATGGTTATCTAATGCGACAACACTTCCCAAGAGCCTTGATCAAGTAAGTCTCGTTCTTGAAGTGCGGGTTCCCTCTTGAGTTGGAAAGAGCTAACTAACGCCGGGTCTCTAAGCCGATTCTAACCTCATCAATTCAATTTTAGAAACAATCACGAGGATAATTTGAGTCGCGGAAAACTCACCCAAAGGATCAACCTGTTTAACACTAGAGCTCGGTTTGGTTATTCTTCCAGAGCATCATCTCCTGAATCAATTCACTGCACAGCATGTGCCTGGTTGCCAAACTGCGATTGCACGGAAGCTTCATCAAAATGGATTGAACGTTGAATTGGCCCTCGTCCAGGGCAATAACTACTTCTCGCTTCACGACAGAAGATCGTAGTACTAGTAGGTATACCGGAAGTCCTTATTCTCCCCATCCGTCTTATCCTCCCTCTCCTGCTCGAGACCAGCCTGCAACCTATCCTCGGGCACCCCAAACTTGGAATTGCGCCGCTTGTTCTCCGCCACGCAGAGCAGGTAGTACACGAGCCCGGACGCGGCCATGAGCGCAAAAGCAAACATCATGGCGCTGATGCCGAGCGGGTACCGCGGCGCCTGGCTCGACAAGAACAGCTGGGGCCCGACAATGTTGCCGACGGCGTAGCACACGGCCACCGTGACGCCCATGAAGCTCTTTTTCGTAGCACCTGCCGTGTTGGACGAGTTGAGGCTCAGCATAAAGACCCACGGGACGTTGTAGAAGCCCATGATGTACACGCACGCCAGGCTGGCGTTTCTGTTCAGGTTGATGTCGAGCGTGTGCACCATCACCGCCCCGACGAGCCCGACGAGCGCGGAGACTATCCAGAACAGGCAGCGCAGGTTCTGCACGAACATGGATACCGTGGTGAGGACGACGCCGGCGACCATGGCGACCGCGGCCTGCGGCGTGGCCATGAGGACGGTCTTGGTCTGGCTGAAGCCGTAGCCCGAGATGATGAGCGGGTTGAAGTTTGTGATGCCCGCGTTGGCGACGGCGTAGCCGATGGCGCAGGCCCAGACGCACCAGCACTTCGGGTCCTTGACGGCCTCGAGGATCTGCTGCGCGTCGAATTTCTTCTTGACGTCGACGCCCGTCTGGTTCTCGGCGAGGCGGGCGACGACTTGTTTCTTCTCCCGCTCGTCAAAGAACCATGCCTTTTGAGGGGAGTCGGGCAGCGCGAAGAGAACCACGAAGCCGACGAGGACGGTGACGGCGCCGTAGATGATGAAGATGTACTTCCACGTCGACAAGCTCCCCTTGATATTTCCGATGGCGTATGAGAGGATACCGCCAAACACGCCGGCGAAAGTATTATGCCACAGTGCAGTCCGCAGGGGCTGCTCTTCGCGGCGGTACCACGTGGCGTTGAGGACGAGCATGCATGGCAACAAGGCGGCCTCGAAGATGCCGAGCAGGACGCGGATGGCGGCGAGGCCGGCGAAGTTGTGGCAGGCGGACATGAGGCAGATGCAGACGCCCCAGAGGACGAGGCAGGCGCCGATGAACTTACCGATGGGGAGCTTGGTGATGAGATAGAGGGCCGGGAGTTCCATGGCCAGGTAACCAAAGTAGAAGACGGAGCCGAGCCAGGAGTATTCCTGCCCCTTGAGGTTCGCGTCTTGCCGAAGGCCAAAGATTGCGGCGAAGCCTAGGGCGTTCTATATCTCGGTGACATGGTTAGTTAATGATAGTTCACGGGAGGAGAAAGGAGAGGAGAGGGTTTTCGGGAGGCTTGCCTTGTCAAGGAACGCGAGGGTCATGCTGATTACGGCACAGGGGAGGACGACGAGGTCCGTCTTCAACAGGATGCGCCTGTTTTGCGCGGGCGTCGGCGCCAGGGTCTCGTCATACTGGGAGGTTCCATCTTGTACGTCTTTGACGTCCGTCTGCTCGGTTGCGTCGTGGTCGACGATGGCTGATTTGGGTTCCATCATGGGAAATGGAAGCGTGGCGGAAACTACTTGGTAAGGTAGGTGGGTAAGTACGGAACCGTGTAAGTCGGAGCTTATGTGCTTGTAGGCAAACTCTCAATCAATGAGATAATTCAGTCAGACTCATTCAAGAGCTAGCTCTCTTTCTTCTCAAAAACCAAGAAAGTAGAAGTCCAAGTCCGAGATCAAGGCCTCAAGACCAAGCATGCTTCCCTGAGTCGGCGGCGGAACCGCAGGTATTTCAATGGCTCAACTCCACATCCCATGTCCCTGGCTTTTCGATATCAATGAGATCTCTGCCGGATAACACCAATATCGTTGTTCGATATGGGGACGGGGCAGAATAGAACCTGCGATTGACGTTATCATTCTGGGGTATCACGCAATGAGAGTGTGGAGCTTCTGTTCGGTCCCCACCGAGATCATTGATGTCGAGATATCGGTGCAGTCCGAGGTGTTGTGCTGACTCGTGCTCCGCCGGTCCTCACACTGTTGAGATCAGCGTTCAAGTAATACCGCAGTAAACGCCGTGTTAGCTAATAATGGTGTGGCATTTGTGCCAATATATGACAAGGGAAGACTAGTGATGAAGAGCCTTTTCTAATCATTATCTTGTTATCAAATAAAAAGTTTCCGAGCAAAATGCCAAAGACTACGCGGGCTCACGTTAGATGTCATCCAAGGCAGATGATGCTCGTTCCTCGAACCGAAACGTTGGTTGTGCCTGCTTCCAATGTGAAGGAAACCTGGCTTGAATTCAGACACCTAGATATTGGATCAGGTTTCTTTGGCAAATTACAGTGTATTCCAATGTGCATTTGGTCATTCCAGAACATAGGGTGCTCATTGGTAAATCAATTGGTATTTGTGAGACTCTCGAAATGATTCTGAAAAAGACTCCGCGAAGACTCAAAGCTTTGACTTTAGTTTATCAAGAACACTCAGATCCCGAGCCTGCTCAAGTTCGGCCAGAATCACTTCCCTCGACCTCGCAGTATCCCGCTCTACCTCAGCCGCATACAGCTTTTGAATCACGTCCGTCAAAGCCCCCCTCTTCCCGTCTCCAATCACCCGCCCATCAACCTCCGTAACATGAATCTGCGACGGGAACGTCCCCGTACAGAAAGCCTCGTCGGCCCCGTACACCTCCGTCAGCGCAAAATCGAGCTCCCGCACCGTGATGCCCGCTGCCCGACAGACATCAATGGTCTTTTGCCGCGTGATACCCATCATCTGATTATCCTTTGTCGGTGCCCACACCTCGTCGCCGCGGACGATGAAGAAGTTTACCGAGTTGCACGTCTTGACGAAGCCGTTGAGGTCCAGCATGAGCGCTTCGTCGACGCCCATAAAGTTGGCGTGCACGCACGCCTGCACGTCCGTCGCCTTGGAGATGTGGTTCCACTGCTCGTCCTTGACGTCGGGCGGGCCGCGCCGAACCCAGGTCGTTCCCAGGCGCAGGCCGCGCGACTTGGCTGTCGGATCTACGGCCTTGATCTCGGGGATGATGACGATGAGCGGCAGGCCGATGTTGACGTGCGGGTTCTGGTAGGGTGTTGATTTTAGGCCTCTGCTGACGACCAGACGTATGTGGACGTGAGGCTCGTTTCCCATGTCGTTTGCGTCCAAGGTCTGGTGAAGAAGTGACAGGAGGTCTCCTTTTGTCAGGCCCAAGTCCATGTACATTGCCTTTGCAGACTGGAAGAGCCGATTAATGTGCTCCTTGGCGAATTGGACTCGGCCTCTTACAGCACGAATGCCTTCCTACAATGAGAAGCATCAGATCAGCCTTTGGACTTTTCTATGCCGGCTTGGCCCCTTACTTACCCAGATTCCATCGCCTATGAGAAAGTTGGAGTCAAAGACCGAGACTGTTGCTTGCTCTCTGGGGACTAGACGGAATTCGCCGGTGACGCCGTCGCGTATGCCGACCTTGTATTGAGAGTCAGTATCGTGATTTGATGAAGAATTTCAAGACGAATATATGTCTTACCAATATAGAAGCATTTCTGGAGTTCAGGACAGCCGTGTGGCTTGTGGCCGGTTGAGGCTTTGGCTGAGATTCGGACATGATGCTGGCGATGCTCTGTGCGCTGTGATTCCGTATAAGTCGTAGAACATCTGGTTAGAAGTCAAGCCTCGAATAAATACCACGCTTCTACAGAACCAAGAACCCCGATTTTTGTTCTGCAGGGACATCAGCCAAGAAAACGCTCAAAAGATGCCCCAGTGCTTATCCCAATGAGTAGGTAGTCTTGAGCGGCACTGAGCTCGGCCAGGGCCGAAACTATGGTAGCATTGCGCAAGCCAGTCTCCACTTATCATCGGCCCAGTCCGAGATCACCTCGGTCTTTGGGTATTAACTTCAACCAATGCAATGGAAATGAGGCGTCAAATCGATAACAATGATCCGATGTTGAGCTCTAGTTTGACATCACGCGCTCAATTGATTAACTGAGGCTGTGCGATGGCGTTAGCTTAGCAAGTGTCGATAGCCACCGGTCACTCAACTTACACAAATGGCTGTTGCAGGGAAGGCTTGGTGTTGCCAGCAATCATTGTGACGATGTATCATTTAACCCAAAGTTCCCTATTCTGTTGGACTGGAACTCGTCCATGAAAGTATCAAACCAAGCAGTGAGACCCTCATCTAAACCCAGTTGAGCGTTGTCGA encodes:
- a CDS encoding major facilitator superfamily transporter, with the protein product MMEPKSAIVDHDATEQTDVKDVQDGTSQYDETLAPTPAQNRRILLKTDLVVLPCANALGFAAIFGLRQDANLKGQEYSWLGSVFYFGYLAMELPALYLITKLPIGKFIGACLVLWGVCICLMSACHNFAGLAAIRVLLGIFEAALLPCMLVLNATWYRREEQPLRTALWHNTFAGVFGGILSYAIGNIKGSLSTWKYIFIIYGAVTVLVGFVVLFALPDSPQKAWFFDEREKKQVVARLAENQTGVDVKKKFDAQQILEAVKDPKCWCVWACAIGYAVANAGITNFNPLIISGYGFSQTKTVLMATPQAAVAMVAGVVLTTVSMFVQNLRCLFWIVSALVGLVGAVMVHTLDINLNRNASLACVYIMGFYNVPWVFMLSLNSSNTAGATKKSFMGVTVAVCYAVGNIVGPQLFLSSQAPRYPLGISAMMFAFALMAASGLVYYLLCVAENKRRNSKFGVPEDRLQAGLEQEREDKTDGENKDFRYTY